The Rhizobium etli 8C-3 genome has a segment encoding these proteins:
- a CDS encoding ABC transporter ATP-binding protein has translation MSISMRNVAWCAGGTVIVDGVSLDVAPGKTLGLLGPNGSGKSSLLRLICRLRQVKSGVIRLGESDISTMARREIAQRIALVEQQATTDADLSVKDVVRLGRTPHRGALSPWDKTDEDAVDAALEQVGMTAKALQLWRTLSGGERQRTHIARALAQTPTELLLDEPTNHLDIQHQLELLVLVTTLPVTCVIALHDLNLAAMFCDSLAVLCNGRVVAAGTPEAVLTEELVRDVFGVRAHIEKSTVHGRHYIQYLTR, from the coding sequence ATGAGCATATCGATGCGCAATGTCGCCTGGTGCGCTGGCGGTACAGTAATCGTCGATGGCGTCAGCCTTGATGTTGCGCCGGGCAAGACACTGGGTCTGCTCGGACCCAATGGCTCTGGCAAATCGAGCCTTCTGCGTCTCATCTGCCGGCTGCGGCAAGTCAAGAGCGGGGTCATCAGACTGGGCGAGAGCGATATCAGCACCATGGCGCGTCGCGAGATTGCCCAGCGTATCGCACTGGTCGAGCAGCAAGCGACAACCGATGCGGACCTTTCGGTCAAGGATGTCGTGCGCCTCGGGCGAACGCCGCATCGAGGCGCTCTCTCCCCGTGGGACAAGACAGACGAAGACGCGGTCGATGCGGCACTGGAACAGGTCGGCATGACGGCCAAGGCCTTGCAGCTATGGCGCACGCTGTCAGGCGGAGAGCGCCAGCGCACGCACATTGCTCGCGCGCTTGCGCAGACGCCGACCGAATTGCTGCTTGATGAACCAACCAATCATCTCGACATCCAGCATCAGCTGGAGCTGCTGGTTCTCGTCACGACGCTTCCGGTCACCTGCGTCATCGCATTGCATGATCTCAATCTGGCGGCAATGTTCTGTGACAGCCTGGCCGTGCTTTGTAACGGCCGCGTGGTTGCTGCGGGGACCCCCGAAGCGGTTTTGACCGAAGAGCTTGTTCGGGATGTATTTGGGGTCCGGGCTCATATCGAAAAGTCGACGGTTCACGGCAGGCATTACATCCAGTATCTCACCCGTTGA